A DNA window from Schistocerca gregaria isolate iqSchGreg1 chromosome 2, iqSchGreg1.2, whole genome shotgun sequence contains the following coding sequences:
- the LOC126336058 gene encoding uncharacterized protein LOC126336058 → MAAHNLLENGLTFIETLKKNKKEIPLDFLPNKLREIKNCLFRFQDGFCLVSCQTKKSKAMLFLSSMHETAEIDTTTGKSVVNFDYAAAKGGVDTVDYMCTSYSS, encoded by the exons ATGGCTG CCCATAATCTTTTAGAAAATGGGCTAACATTCATTGAAACATtgaaaaagaacaagaaggaaaTTCCTCTGGATTTTTTGCCCAACAAATTGCGAGAAATTAAAAATTGTCTTTTCAGATTTCAAGATGGCTTCTGTCTTGTTTCGTGCCAAACAAAAAAGAGCAAGGCTATGCTTTTCCTGTCGTCAATGCATGAAACTGCTGAAATCGACACCACTACAGGCAAGTCTGTTGTAAATTTTGACTACGCTGCAGCAAAAGGTGGAGTTGATACTGTGGATTATATGTGTACATCCTACTCTTCATAA